The segment TACATTCAAGAATCGCTCATAATGTCCCAAATCCAAATCTGTTTCAGCACCATCATCCGTTACGTAGCATTCGCCATGTTCATATGGATTGAGTGTACCTGGATCGACGTTGATATAAGGATCAAATTTTTGAATGGTGACAGAAAAACCTCTGGCTTGCAGCAGTTTAGCTAATGAAGCCGAAATAATTCCCTTGCCTAATGATGATGTTACTCCTCCCGTAACGAAAATGTACTTTGTAGATGTCATTAAAGATGTGATTTCAAAACTGTAGTTACGGGGAGCAAATTTAGGTCAATAGTATCAATAACAAAGGTTGACACTCTTTATTATTTGGATATTCTGTAGGAACATGAATTTCAGCCTGATATATAGAGTAATGAGTACAAAGTACTGGGTAGTGAGTACAATGATTTTAATAAAACTACCAAACTGATCCACCAAAAAACCAGATAACACGAAAACCAGACTACTAGGAAACCAACAAATGAGTATTACCCTGAAGATTTTCAAATTTTGATGCATCAATTGGGCACAAACGTTTGTTTTCAAACTAGTTTTGAAGCTGAAGTCAAAAGTACAATCTATTGGAACACCACAGTCTTTCTGAATTCAATCTACTGGTCAAGCAAACCTTGTCCAATCATCTAGCTCCCTCCTACTGGATTGTCGCGGAGATTGGTGAAATGACCGTTGTGCAAAAGGGACACTGCTACATGGATTTGGTTGAGAAAGAAGGTAACTTCATCAAAGCCAAACAACGCGCAACCATCTGGTCCTATGCCTTTTCGGGAATTCAAAGTCAGTTCCAACAAATAGCAGGCGTACCACTCAAAAAAGGAATGGAAGTATTGATCAATGCCAGCTTGGATTATCATGAAGTCTACGGTATCAGTCTGAATATCAGAGACATTGACCCATCCTTCACTTTGGGTGAGCGGGAACGAAGAAAACAAGAGACCATTCTCCAACTCGAAAGAGAAGGTATCATTGATCTCAATAAATCACTGATACTGCCCCAAGTACCTCAGAGAATTGCCATCATCAGCTCAGAAACTGCTGCAGGTTACGGTGATTTTGTCAATCAAATCAACCAAAACAGCTATGGATATCAAGTAAGTCTTAGGCTGTTCCAAGCTACCATGCAAGGTGATCAAGCTGTGAAATCGATCATTGACAGCCTGCATCGAATCTATGAACTAGAAGATGAAATTGACCTGGTAGTAATCATCCGAGGTGGTGGTGCTCAAACTGACCTAGATTGCTTTGATAGCTATGATCTTTGTGCACATCTGGCACAATTCCCTCTACCAGTAGTGACAGGTATCGGACATGAAAGAGACCATACTGTTGCTGATTTGGTCGCCAATGTCAATTTGAAGACACCTACTGCCGTTGCAGAATTCATCATCAGTGGGTTGATGCAATTTGAATCCGATGTCCTTGAATTGTTTCAAAAGATAGGTGAGATAGCCAGAGGCAAAGTACAACAAGAACTGCAACTCATCATAGAATCCAAGCATAGGATAGCACTAAAAACCCAGCATATTCTCCAAAAATCAAGTTTTGAGCTGGATAGAATCGTACAGTTATTGAATCAAAAACCCAAAGACATCATTCGGTCCAAAAGCCAAGAACTGAATGCGCTGGCAAAACTATTACAAGCGCATGATCCCAAAGAAGTACTCAAAAAGGGCTATAGCATCACGAGAATAAATGGCCAAAGCATCAATGATCAGACTAAAGCCCGTGCTGGTGATCAATTGGAAACAATCACGTATGATCAAGTTCTCACCAGTACAGTGACAGAAACTAAAAAAACATCCTAAAACAGTGAATCATGAATAAGAAGAAACCGAGTTCTTATCAAGCTGCATTTGAAGAATTGCAAAGTATAGCCACGCAACTAGAATCTGGAGAAGCCAATATTGATGAACTCTCAGCACTAGTCAAGCGCGCCAAGGAATTGGTCCTGTACTGTCAAGAAAGACTCAAAGGAACAGAAAAGGAATTGTCAGAGTCTTGAAGGCGCTGTTTGCTACTCACTGACCGTCTAGCCATGTCATGGTTCCTATATTCTAAAACTCAAGTCCCTAAACTCAGGCAGACATGAGTTCTGACTTTCTTTTATAAACTGGGTGATTAGACACCCATTTATCCAGCGACTCACGATCTTCACGGACAAGTTGTTTAATTGCCTTTTTGTATTCCTTGTCAAACAAGACTTCACTGAAACTCACTCGATCTAAAATCAATTTGTAATAGCTTAAAAACGATGTTTTCATCAATCCACAATTTTGGTCTACTGATTCGAGCGCAAAGAACAAAAACCTATCTCCTCGAAGTAAACGAATGTGGTTAAATAATTATGAACAAAGGGTTAAGAGAATTGAACCTGGATTTTTGAGAACCAAGATGTCTTGCACCTTGGCTCTTTGATTCTTACAAATCATCAAATAATTCTCTTTCTATTGCATAGATCACAAGTCCAGCCACGTTTTTACACCCCGTCTTTTCGAGCAAATTTCGCTTGTGTGCGTCAACTGTACGCATACCAATGAAGAGCTCGTCTGAGATTTCGGCATTGCTGTACTCCTTGCATATCAGGTGCAAAACCTCCTGTTCCCTAGTAGTCAAGGGAACCTCAAGGCTCAGGCGCTTTTTGGGATCGAGCTGTTTGGTTGCATCCCGAAGAATGATATCCGTGACTTCCTTGGAATAATAGGTGTTGCCCTTCATGACTTCCGTAATTGCGTCATTTAGTTCCTTCTCAGTACAATTCTTCAGCAGATAGCCGTTGGCACCAGCTTTCATCATCTGCTTGATGTGGTGATTTTCACTCACCATAGTCAGAGCAATTATTTTCACCTGATGGTTTTCTAACCGAATCGCAGTGGTCAAATCGATTCCATTGAGTTCGGGCATCAAAATATCGACCAATATCAGGTCTGGTGACAAATGTTGAAACATCTGCAACGCAATTGCTCCATCTGCTGCCTCTCCTATTACATGGTAATCTTCATTGTCAACCAAGAAGGCCTTGATACCTTCTCGAATCATTTTATGATCATCTACCAAAAGAATTTTGATCTTCTCCTTCGACATTTTTTGCTTTTTTGGTTTGGTATGGTATTTCCATCAATAGGTGTGTTCCTTTGCCTGGCACACTGTCTATATACAATTGTCCACCGATGGATGTGGCTCTGTTTTGCATGTTATTGAGTCCAAATCCCCTCTCGGCATCCAAGACTTTTTGGTAATCAAAACCCTTGCCATTGTCATCAATGGTCAGGATTAATGTATCATCATGTTGTATCAATTGAATCGTAGCGACACTAGCTTCTGCATATTTCACGATGTTGGTGATAGCCTCTTGAGTAATTCTATAAAGAGACAAACAGATCGAAGTAGGTATATCCTCCATGCCATGACTC is part of the Reichenbachiella agarivorans genome and harbors:
- the xseA gene encoding exodeoxyribonuclease VII large subunit, whose translation is MEHHSLSEFNLLVKQTLSNHLAPSYWIVAEIGEMTVVQKGHCYMDLVEKEGNFIKAKQRATIWSYAFSGIQSQFQQIAGVPLKKGMEVLINASLDYHEVYGISLNIRDIDPSFTLGERERRKQETILQLEREGIIDLNKSLILPQVPQRIAIISSETAAGYGDFVNQINQNSYGYQVSLRLFQATMQGDQAVKSIIDSLHRIYELEDEIDLVVIIRGGGAQTDLDCFDSYDLCAHLAQFPLPVVTGIGHERDHTVADLVANVNLKTPTAVAEFIISGLMQFESDVLELFQKIGEIARGKVQQELQLIIESKHRIALKTQHILQKSSFELDRIVQLLNQKPKDIIRSKSQELNALAKLLQAHDPKEVLKKGYSITRINGQSINDQTKARAGDQLETITYDQVLTSTVTETKKTS
- the xseB gene encoding exodeoxyribonuclease VII small subunit; the encoded protein is MNKKKPSSYQAAFEELQSIATQLESGEANIDELSALVKRAKELVLYCQERLKGTEKELSES
- a CDS encoding response regulator transcription factor encodes the protein MSKEKIKILLVDDHKMIREGIKAFLVDNEDYHVIGEAADGAIALQMFQHLSPDLILVDILMPELNGIDLTTAIRLENHQVKIIALTMVSENHHIKQMMKAGANGYLLKNCTEKELNDAITEVMKGNTYYSKEVTDIILRDATKQLDPKKRLSLEVPLTTREQEVLHLICKEYSNAEISDELFIGMRTVDAHKRNLLEKTGCKNVAGLVIYAIERELFDDL